A portion of the Streptomyces platensis genome contains these proteins:
- a CDS encoding VTC domain-containing protein: MIPAVRALARAAMAARPVPLAEVQARAELPTRFDRSYLVPVEVFAAFAAELTGRRRPGGPFAALCINGRRWFRYHSVHYDTPDLRSFHDARQGRGRRYRIRERRYADTGERQFEIKLTGRRGETVTHRRPLLPDAAALDAAPRGFLAAVLDRSYGLAAPAHLLRTVETEYLRATFVADGQRITCDAALLCRDPATGRTLRADGGLLLVGTRTAGRPTEADRLLAGFGIPAAGFTKYCGGLSALRPDLVGGHWPGAVRTAFPAAARRLPPGPPPGVSSSP; the protein is encoded by the coding sequence GTGATCCCCGCCGTACGCGCCCTCGCCCGTGCCGCCATGGCCGCGCGCCCCGTGCCGCTCGCCGAGGTCCAGGCCCGCGCCGAACTCCCCACTCGCTTCGACCGCAGCTATCTCGTCCCGGTCGAGGTCTTCGCCGCCTTCGCGGCCGAACTCACCGGCCGCCGCCGGCCGGGCGGCCCGTTCGCGGCGCTGTGCATCAACGGGCGCCGCTGGTTCCGCTACCACTCCGTCCACTACGACACCCCCGATCTCCGGTCCTTCCACGACGCCCGGCAGGGCCGCGGCCGGCGCTACCGGATCCGCGAGCGGCGCTACGCGGACACCGGGGAGCGGCAGTTCGAGATCAAGCTGACGGGGCGGCGCGGCGAGACGGTCACCCACCGCCGGCCGCTGCTGCCGGACGCCGCGGCCCTCGACGCGGCCCCGCGCGGTTTCCTCGCCGCCGTACTGGACCGCTCCTACGGCCTCGCGGCCCCCGCCCACCTGCTCCGCACCGTCGAGACCGAATACCTCCGGGCCACCTTCGTCGCGGACGGCCAGCGCATCACCTGCGATGCGGCGCTGCTGTGCCGGGACCCGGCGACCGGCCGGACGTTACGGGCCGACGGCGGGCTGCTCCTCGTCGGGACCCGGACCGCCGGCCGGCCGACGGAGGCGGACCGGCTGCTGGCGGGCTTCGGCATACCGGCCGCCGGATTCACCAAGTACTGCGGGGGGTTGTCGGCGCTGCGCCCGGATCTGGTCGGCGGGCACTGGCCGGGCGCGGTACGGACGGCGTTCCCCGCCGCGGCCCGGCGGCTGCCGCCCGGACCACCCCCTGGAGTTTCCTCCAGCCCGTAG
- a CDS encoding aspartate aminotransferase family protein encodes MTTTPSASAADPAAGAAVKAADRAHVFHSWSAQGLIDPLPIAGAEGSYFWDYDGNRYLDFSSQLVNTNIGHQHPKVVAAIQEQAAKLCTIAPGFAVDVRSEAARLVAERTPGDLDKIFFTNGGAEAVENAVRMARLHTGRAKVLSAYRSYHGATATAINLTGDPRRWPSDTASAGVIHFWGPFLYRSAFHAENEQQECERALAHLEQTIAFEGSQSIAAIILETVPGTAGIMVPPAGYLAGVREICDRHGIVFILDEVMAGFGRTGHWFAADHFGVTPDLLTFAKGVNSGYVPLGGVAISAEIAATFDQRPYPGGLTYSGHPLACASAVATMNAMAEERIVENAADIGERVIGPALREIAERHPSVGEIRGLGVFWALDLVKNKETREPLVPYNAAGAANAPMAEFAAACKRGGLWPFVNMNRTHVVPACTVTEAEAKEGLAALDEALTAADAHTV; translated from the coding sequence GTGACCACGACGCCCTCCGCTTCCGCCGCCGACCCCGCTGCCGGGGCCGCCGTGAAGGCCGCCGACCGCGCGCACGTCTTCCACTCCTGGTCCGCGCAGGGCCTGATCGACCCGCTGCCGATCGCCGGCGCCGAGGGGTCGTACTTCTGGGACTACGACGGCAACCGCTACCTGGACTTCTCCTCGCAGCTGGTCAACACCAACATCGGCCACCAGCACCCCAAGGTCGTCGCGGCGATCCAGGAGCAGGCCGCGAAGCTGTGCACCATCGCGCCCGGATTCGCGGTGGACGTCCGGTCCGAGGCCGCCCGGCTGGTCGCCGAGCGCACCCCCGGCGACCTCGACAAGATCTTCTTCACCAACGGCGGCGCGGAGGCCGTGGAGAACGCGGTCCGGATGGCCCGGCTGCACACCGGCCGCGCCAAGGTGCTGTCCGCCTACCGCTCGTACCACGGCGCCACCGCCACCGCGATCAACCTGACCGGCGACCCCCGCCGCTGGCCCTCCGACACCGCCTCGGCGGGCGTGATCCACTTCTGGGGCCCGTTCCTCTACCGCTCCGCCTTCCACGCCGAGAACGAACAGCAGGAGTGCGAGCGCGCCCTCGCGCACCTGGAGCAGACCATCGCCTTCGAGGGCTCGCAGTCGATCGCGGCGATCATCCTGGAGACCGTCCCCGGCACCGCCGGGATCATGGTCCCGCCGGCCGGCTACCTCGCCGGGGTCCGCGAGATCTGCGACCGCCACGGCATCGTCTTCATCCTCGACGAGGTCATGGCGGGCTTCGGCCGCACCGGCCACTGGTTCGCCGCCGACCACTTCGGCGTCACCCCCGACCTGCTGACCTTCGCCAAGGGCGTCAACTCCGGCTATGTCCCGCTGGGCGGCGTCGCGATCAGCGCCGAGATCGCCGCCACCTTCGACCAGCGCCCCTACCCGGGTGGCCTGACCTACTCCGGCCACCCGCTGGCCTGCGCCTCCGCCGTCGCCACCATGAACGCGATGGCCGAGGAGCGGATCGTGGAGAACGCCGCCGACATCGGCGAGCGGGTCATCGGCCCCGCGCTCCGCGAGATCGCCGAACGCCACCCGTCCGTCGGCGAGATCCGCGGCCTGGGCGTCTTCTGGGCCCTGGACCTGGTCAAGAACAAGGAGACCCGCGAACCGCTGGTCCCCTACAACGCCGCCGGCGCCGCCAACGCTCCGATGGCCGAATTCGCGGCGGCCTGCAAGCGCGGCGGTCTGTGGCCGTTCGTGAACATGAACCGGACGCATGTCGTCCCGGCCTGCACGGTCACCGAGGCCGAGGCCAAGGAGGGCCTGGCCGCCCTCGACGAGGCCCTGACGGCGGCCGACGCCCACACCGTCTGA
- a CDS encoding GntR family transcriptional regulator, which produces MAAGGDSSVIRRSTLRQQIADALRDEVLAGRLPSGHPFTVKEIAEQYGVSATPVREALLDLCAQGLLDVEQHRGFRVHAFTADDFRAMVEARTLVIEGIFRSGADQALRATAAGVLISIRRRADEAERAARAGDLDVLIGYDLRFWRELSGIVNNAYISDFLDRIRVQTWMFAVPLLRREADLKGLLWHGHSALADALIQHDLGTAQRLIAEYNEHSLALVGTRG; this is translated from the coding sequence ATGGCCGCCGGCGGAGACAGCTCAGTCATACGACGCAGCACCCTGCGCCAGCAGATCGCCGACGCCCTGCGCGACGAGGTCCTGGCCGGCCGGCTGCCGTCCGGCCACCCCTTCACCGTCAAGGAGATCGCCGAGCAGTACGGCGTCTCCGCCACACCGGTGCGCGAGGCGCTGCTCGACCTGTGCGCCCAGGGCCTGCTCGACGTCGAACAGCACCGCGGCTTCAGGGTGCACGCCTTCACCGCCGATGACTTCCGCGCCATGGTCGAGGCCCGCACCCTGGTCATCGAGGGCATCTTCCGCAGCGGAGCCGACCAGGCCCTGCGCGCCACCGCCGCCGGGGTGCTGATCTCCATCCGGCGCCGCGCCGACGAGGCCGAACGGGCCGCGCGGGCCGGCGACCTGGACGTGCTGATCGGCTACGACCTGCGCTTCTGGCGCGAGCTGAGCGGCATCGTGAACAACGCCTACATCAGCGACTTCCTCGACCGGATCCGCGTACAGACCTGGATGTTCGCGGTCCCGCTGCTGCGCCGCGAAGCCGACCTCAAGGGGCTGCTGTGGCACGGCCACAGCGCGCTGGCCGACGCCCTGATCCAGCACGACCTGGGCACCGCCCAGCGGCTGATCGCCGAGTACAACGAGCACTCCCTCGCTCTCGTCGGAACGCGCGGCTAG